From the Martelella mediterranea DSM 17316 genome, one window contains:
- a CDS encoding ABC transporter substrate-binding protein, with amino-acid sequence MKKLKALALATSVFVSLGGAASASTLVYCSEGSPEGFDPAPYTAGTTFDASSRAIYNRLAEFKHGSTEVEPGLAESWDVSDDGLEYTFHLRPGVKFQTTDYFTPTREMNADDVIFSFMRQMDESSPWYQYAPGISWEYFNGMSMPDLIKSIEKVDDMTVKFVLNRPEAPMIANLAMDFASIMSKEYADQLEAAGNLEQLNQKPVGTGPFTFVNYQQDAVIRYKANPDYYKGQEDLDTLIFAITTDAAVRRQKLEAGECQIMVYPAPADLEALESNDDITVMAKEGLNVGYLAYNTKVAPFDNPKVRKALNMAVDKQAILESVFQGAGEVAKNPIPPTMWSYNDDVQDDPYDPEAAKAMLEEEGVTDLSMKIWAMPVQRPYNPNARRMAELMQADLAKVGVDAEIVSYEWGEYLARSSAEDRDGAVLLGWTGDNGDPDNFLAVLLGCDAVGGSNRAQWCYKPFEELIQKAKVTSDTEERTELYKQAQVIFKEQAPWNTIAHSKVFMPMTNSVEGFVMDPLGYHRFDDVTIAE; translated from the coding sequence ATGAAGAAACTGAAGGCTTTGGCGCTCGCCACGAGCGTTTTCGTATCGCTTGGCGGCGCCGCCAGCGCATCAACGCTGGTCTACTGCTCGGAGGGCTCCCCCGAGGGCTTCGATCCGGCGCCCTATACCGCGGGCACGACGTTCGACGCCTCCTCGCGCGCCATCTACAACCGCCTCGCCGAATTCAAGCACGGCTCCACCGAGGTCGAACCCGGCCTTGCCGAGAGCTGGGACGTTTCCGATGACGGTCTGGAATATACCTTCCACCTGCGTCCGGGCGTCAAGTTCCAGACGACCGACTATTTCACCCCGACGCGCGAGATGAACGCCGACGACGTGATCTTCTCGTTCATGCGGCAGATGGATGAATCCAGCCCCTGGTACCAGTATGCGCCGGGCATCTCCTGGGAATATTTCAACGGCATGTCGATGCCGGACCTGATCAAGAGCATCGAGAAGGTCGATGACATGACGGTCAAGTTCGTGCTCAACCGGCCGGAAGCGCCGATGATCGCCAACCTCGCCATGGACTTCGCCTCGATCATGTCGAAGGAATATGCCGACCAGCTCGAAGCAGCCGGCAATCTGGAGCAGTTGAACCAGAAGCCTGTCGGCACCGGCCCGTTCACCTTCGTGAACTACCAGCAGGATGCCGTCATCCGCTATAAGGCCAATCCGGACTATTACAAGGGTCAGGAAGACCTCGACACCCTGATCTTCGCGATCACCACCGACGCCGCCGTTCGCCGCCAGAAGCTGGAAGCCGGCGAGTGCCAGATCATGGTCTATCCCGCACCCGCCGATCTGGAAGCGCTGGAATCCAATGACGACATCACGGTCATGGCCAAGGAAGGCCTGAATGTCGGCTATCTCGCCTATAACACCAAGGTCGCGCCCTTCGACAATCCGAAGGTCCGCAAGGCGCTGAACATGGCCGTCGACAAGCAGGCCATTCTGGAATCGGTGTTTCAGGGCGCCGGCGAGGTTGCCAAGAACCCGATCCCGCCGACCATGTGGTCCTATAATGACGACGTGCAGGACGACCCCTACGATCCGGAAGCCGCCAAGGCGATGCTGGAAGAGGAAGGCGTCACCGATCTTTCGATGAAGATCTGGGCGATGCCGGTTCAGCGTCCCTACAACCCGAATGCCCGGCGCATGGCCGAGCTGATGCAGGCCGACCTCGCCAAGGTCGGCGTCGATGCCGAGATCGTGTCCTATGAGTGGGGCGAGTATCTGGCCCGTTCTTCGGCGGAAGATCGCGACGGCGCCGTGCTTCTCGGCTGGACCGGCGACAATGGCGACCCGGACAACTTCCTGGCCGTGCTGCTCGGCTGCGATGCCGTTGGCGGCTCCAACCGCGCCCAGTGGTGCTACAAGCCCTTCGAGGAACTGATCCAGAAGGCCAAGGTCACCTCCGACACCGAGGAGCGCACCGAGCTTTACAAGCAGGCCCAGGTGATCTTCAAGGAACAGGCGCCGTGGAACACGATCGCCCATTCCAAGGTGTTCATGCCGATGACCAATTCGGTCGAGGGCTTCGTCATGGACCCGCTCGGCTATCACCGCTTCGATGATGTAACCATCGCCGAATAA
- a CDS encoding NUDIX hydrolase — MTEARVHAELIAVLTALTNDAPRVMTVRMGAALPSGPFENGHRTLQGGLNSWVRAQTGHPVGYLEQLYTFADRDRGFDGERTISISYLGLVREQPPPGGGGPLWKDWYTYFPWEDLREGRPEILEQVSDLMMQWAISERPGRAERRQRIRFAFGMDGMAWNEELVLQRFELMYEAGLIAEAGQTPAFWFGKPMAADHRRILATAIARLRAKIKYRPVIFELMPESFTLLQLQKCVEALAGLKLHKPNFRRQIDQQNLIEETGQTSDKAGGRPARLYRYRHAIVEERALTLSRLPLARS; from the coding sequence GTGACCGAAGCCCGCGTCCATGCCGAACTGATCGCCGTCCTGACCGCGCTCACCAATGACGCGCCGCGGGTGATGACCGTGCGCATGGGCGCAGCCCTCCCCTCCGGCCCGTTCGAAAACGGCCACCGCACGCTGCAGGGCGGGCTGAATTCCTGGGTCAGGGCCCAGACCGGGCATCCCGTCGGCTATCTCGAGCAGCTCTACACCTTCGCCGACCGCGATCGCGGGTTCGATGGCGAGCGCACCATCTCGATCAGCTATCTGGGCCTTGTGCGCGAACAACCGCCGCCCGGCGGCGGCGGGCCGCTGTGGAAGGACTGGTACACCTATTTTCCGTGGGAGGACCTGCGCGAGGGCCGGCCGGAAATCCTGGAACAGGTCAGCGACCTGATGATGCAGTGGGCAATCAGCGAGCGGCCGGGCCGCGCCGAGCGCCGCCAGCGCATCCGCTTCGCCTTCGGCATGGACGGCATGGCCTGGAACGAGGAACTGGTGCTGCAGCGCTTCGAGCTGATGTATGAGGCGGGGCTGATCGCCGAGGCCGGACAGACGCCCGCCTTCTGGTTCGGCAAGCCGATGGCCGCCGATCACCGCCGTATTCTGGCGACCGCGATCGCGCGGCTGCGCGCCAAGATCAAATACCGGCCGGTGATCTTCGAACTCATGCCGGAAAGCTTCACGCTGCTGCAGCTTCAGAAATGCGTCGAGGCGCTGGCGGGCCTCAAGCTGCACAAGCCCAATTTCCGCCGCCAGATCGACCAGCAGAACCTGATCGAGGAAACCGGACAGACCTCCGACAAGGCCGGCGGCCGCCCGGCCCGGCTTTACCGCTATCGCCACGCGATTGTCGAGGAACGGGCGCTGACGCTTTCGAGGCTCCCGCTCGCCCGTTCTTGA
- the nadA gene encoding quinolinate synthase NadA, which produces MNAPFSAATLYDRVAHVIPKAEWLSFSDDIEAIHRLKRERNAVILAHNYQTPEIFHGVADIVGDSLALAREATRVDADVIVLAGVHFMAETAKLLNPEKTVLIPDMAAGCSLADSITPEDIALMRQAHPGAPVVTYVNTSAAVKAASDICCTSGNAKRVVESLGVPKVLMLPDEYLARNVARETDVELIAWRGHCEVHELFTAEDVREMRAAWPGVTIIAHPECPPEVVAEADFSGSTAGMSDYVRDARPGRVVLLTECSMSDNVAVNHPDVNFVRPCNLCPHMKRITLGNIRTALQEMRHEVTVDPAIADDARRAVERMLAV; this is translated from the coding sequence ATGAACGCGCCCTTTTCCGCAGCAACCCTTTACGACCGGGTGGCCCATGTCATTCCCAAGGCGGAATGGCTGAGCTTTTCCGACGATATCGAGGCGATCCACCGCCTGAAGCGGGAGCGCAATGCCGTCATCCTCGCCCATAATTACCAGACGCCGGAAATCTTCCACGGCGTCGCCGATATCGTCGGCGACAGCCTGGCGCTGGCGCGGGAGGCCACAAGGGTCGATGCCGACGTGATCGTGCTGGCCGGCGTCCACTTCATGGCCGAGACGGCGAAGCTGCTGAACCCGGAAAAGACCGTACTGATCCCCGACATGGCCGCCGGCTGTTCGCTGGCGGACTCGATCACGCCCGAGGATATCGCGCTGATGCGGCAGGCCCATCCCGGCGCGCCGGTGGTCACCTATGTCAACACCTCGGCGGCCGTCAAAGCCGCCTCCGACATCTGCTGCACCTCGGGCAATGCCAAAAGGGTTGTGGAATCGCTCGGCGTGCCGAAAGTGCTCATGCTGCCCGACGAATATCTCGCCCGCAACGTCGCCCGCGAGACCGATGTCGAACTGATCGCCTGGCGCGGACATTGCGAGGTACACGAGCTGTTCACCGCCGAAGACGTGCGCGAAATGCGCGCGGCATGGCCGGGCGTCACCATCATCGCCCACCCGGAATGCCCGCCCGAAGTGGTGGCCGAGGCCGATTTTTCCGGCTCCACCGCCGGCATGTCGGATTATGTCCGCGACGCGAGGCCCGGCCGCGTGGTGCTTCTGACCGAATGCTCGATGAGCGACAATGTCGCGGTCAACCATCCGGACGTGAATTTCGTCCGGCCCTGCAATCTGTGCCCGCACATGAAGCGGATCACGCTTGGCAATATCCGCACCGCCCTTCAGGAGATGCGCCACGAGGTCACCGTCGATCCCGCGATCGCCGATGATGCCCGCCGCGCCGTCGAGCGGATGCTCGCGGTATGA
- a CDS encoding L-aspartate oxidase, translating into MTIAVIGSGIGGLATALALAPMPVVLMTKAALGAETSTGWAQGGIAAALGDDDSAELHLADTLAAGDGLCDAEATARILQGAPEAIAFLEHHGVAFDRAPDGRLAFGLEAAHSRRRIIHAGGDATGAAIVKALTKAVAATPSITVVSGAEVRRLLVRDNAVCGLAGVKDGQPFRLAASRVVIATGGIGGLYDASTNPSGNFGQGVALAARAGAMLADMEFVQFHPTALATDIRPLPLISEAVRGEGALLLNEKGERFLAATPGAELAPRDVVARAIAAEIARGGRVFLDARAALGSRFKNRFPEIFAICARAGIDPATDLIPVRPAEHYHMGGIAVDASGRSSVGGLYAVGECAATGLHGANRLASNSLLEAAVTGLAAAADIAAAPPGRVMPLPALALPAAPRLATVRGIVSSALGVTRDHAALGEAIAALLPLAEGDGPDADPAIVALSIAVFAAMREESRGGHARIDFPQKNPESRRRTMTLDAVFAHARALAARPALARSA; encoded by the coding sequence ATGACCATCGCCGTCATCGGTTCCGGTATCGGCGGACTGGCAACGGCGCTTGCGCTGGCGCCGATGCCCGTCGTGCTGATGACCAAGGCCGCGCTCGGCGCGGAAACCTCCACCGGCTGGGCGCAGGGCGGCATCGCCGCCGCCCTTGGCGACGACGATAGCGCGGAGCTGCATCTTGCCGATACGCTGGCGGCCGGGGACGGGCTTTGCGACGCCGAGGCGACGGCGCGGATATTGCAGGGTGCGCCGGAGGCGATCGCCTTTCTCGAGCACCATGGCGTCGCCTTCGATCGCGCCCCCGATGGACGGCTCGCCTTCGGGCTGGAAGCCGCCCATTCCCGCCGGCGGATCATCCATGCCGGCGGCGATGCCACGGGCGCGGCGATCGTCAAGGCGCTGACGAAGGCCGTGGCCGCAACCCCTTCGATCACGGTCGTTTCCGGGGCAGAGGTGCGCCGGTTGCTGGTGCGCGACAATGCGGTCTGCGGCCTCGCCGGCGTGAAGGACGGGCAACCGTTCCGGCTCGCCGCCTCCCGGGTTGTGATCGCAACCGGCGGCATAGGCGGGCTCTACGACGCCTCGACCAACCCATCGGGCAATTTCGGCCAGGGCGTGGCGCTTGCCGCCCGCGCCGGGGCAATGCTTGCCGACATGGAATTCGTGCAGTTCCACCCGACTGCGCTCGCAACCGACATCCGCCCGCTGCCGCTGATCAGCGAGGCGGTGCGCGGCGAAGGGGCCTTGCTTCTGAATGAGAAGGGCGAGCGCTTTCTGGCCGCAACGCCGGGCGCGGAGCTTGCGCCGCGCGATGTCGTCGCCCGCGCGATCGCCGCCGAAATCGCCCGGGGCGGTCGGGTTTTTCTGGATGCGCGGGCCGCGCTCGGTAGCCGCTTCAAGAACCGCTTTCCGGAGATCTTCGCGATCTGCGCCCGCGCCGGCATCGACCCGGCGACCGATCTCATTCCGGTGCGCCCGGCCGAGCATTACCATATGGGCGGGATCGCCGTGGATGCTTCGGGCCGCAGCTCGGTCGGCGGTCTTTATGCCGTCGGCGAATGTGCTGCGACCGGGCTCCATGGCGCGAACCGGCTGGCCAGCAATTCGCTGCTGGAGGCCGCCGTCACCGGGCTTGCCGCCGCCGCCGATATCGCCGCCGCGCCGCCCGGCCGCGTGATGCCGCTTCCGGCACTGGCGCTGCCCGCCGCCCCCAGGCTTGCCACCGTGCGCGGCATCGTCTCAAGCGCGCTCGGCGTCACCCGCGATCACGCCGCCCTTGGCGAGGCGATCGCCGCTCTGCTGCCGCTCGCAGAAGGCGACGGCCCGGACGCCGACCCGGCGATCGTCGCGCTCTCGATAGCCGTGTTCGCCGCGATGCGCGAAGAATCTCGCGGCGGCCATGCCCGCATCGACTTTCCGCAGAAGAACCCCGAAAGCCGGCGCCGAACGATGACGCTCGACGCCGTTTTCGCCCATGCCCGCGCGCTTGCCGCGCGCCCCGCGCTTGCCCGTAGCGCCTGA
- the nadC gene encoding carboxylating nicotinate-nucleotide diphosphorylase translates to MLPHLIIEPAVRRALEEDLGLAGDITANAVIPAGHRSTVVMAARRRGVIAGLDAAELAFTLVDPAIVMTRHVADGDKVEAGDIVATVTGPSRGLLTGERTALNFLGHLSGIATVTAGVVAAVEGTDAAIVCTRKTTPGLRALEKYAVKAGGGGNHRFSLADAVLIKDNHIAIAGGIRPALQAAKRHAGHMVKIEIEVDTLDQLREAMDEGVDAVLLDNMSPETLTEAVSIVAGRAITEASGGITPETAGAVARAGVDLISIGWLTHSAPVLDIGLDYRTAAA, encoded by the coding sequence ATGCTGCCCCACCTGATCATCGAACCCGCCGTCCGCCGCGCGCTTGAGGAAGACCTCGGCCTTGCCGGCGACATCACCGCCAATGCCGTAATCCCGGCCGGCCATCGTTCCACCGTGGTGATGGCGGCGCGCCGGCGCGGCGTGATCGCCGGTCTCGATGCCGCCGAACTCGCCTTCACGCTGGTCGACCCGGCCATCGTCATGACCCGGCATGTGGCGGATGGCGACAAGGTCGAGGCCGGCGATATCGTCGCGACCGTCACCGGCCCCTCGCGCGGGCTGCTGACGGGCGAGCGCACCGCGCTCAATTTCCTCGGCCATCTCTCCGGCATCGCCACCGTGACGGCCGGGGTTGTCGCGGCCGTCGAGGGCACCGATGCGGCGATCGTATGCACCCGCAAGACCACGCCGGGGCTGCGCGCACTGGAGAAATACGCCGTGAAGGCCGGCGGCGGCGGCAATCACCGCTTCTCGCTCGCCGATGCGGTGCTGATCAAGGACAATCATATCGCGATCGCCGGCGGCATCCGTCCGGCGCTTCAGGCGGCAAAGCGGCACGCCGGCCACATGGTCAAGATCGAGATCGAGGTCGACACGCTCGACCAGCTCCGCGAGGCGATGGATGAGGGCGTCGACGCCGTGCTGCTCGACAACATGTCGCCGGAAACCCTCACTGAAGCGGTTTCGATCGTCGCCGGCCGCGCGATCACCGAGGCCTCGGGCGGCATCACGCCCGAGACCGCCGGCGCGGTCGCAAGAGCCGGCGTCGACCTGATCTCGATCGGTTGGCTGACCCATTCCGCCCCCGTGCTTGATATCGGGCTCGACTACCGAACGGCGGCGGCCTGA
- a CDS encoding dihydrofolate reductase family protein, with the protein MAKIVGYIATSLDGFIAGPDDNLDWLFRYDGLDLGEHDYNRFLERIGTLVMGRGTYDFLDRMEGPWPYEGKRALVVTSRPIDRPKGAIETRTDVDSLIAELRALDDGDVWMLGGGKLQMAFMERGALDEIEIYVMPELIGGGSPLFPATGFAAQPGLLSVKALDRGCVRLHYAFPQAAAVR; encoded by the coding sequence ATGGCAAAGATTGTGGGTTATATCGCAACCAGCCTCGACGGGTTCATCGCCGGACCGGACGACAATCTCGATTGGCTGTTCCGCTATGACGGGCTCGATCTCGGCGAACACGATTACAATCGCTTCCTGGAGCGGATCGGCACCCTTGTCATGGGGCGGGGCACGTATGACTTTCTGGACCGTATGGAAGGCCCCTGGCCCTATGAAGGCAAGCGGGCGCTGGTCGTGACGTCACGCCCCATCGACCGCCCGAAGGGGGCAATCGAGACGAGGACGGACGTCGACAGCCTGATCGCGGAACTGCGCGCGCTGGACGATGGCGATGTCTGGATGCTCGGCGGTGGAAAACTGCAGATGGCGTTCATGGAGCGTGGCGCGCTCGACGAGATCGAGATCTATGTCATGCCGGAACTGATCGGCGGGGGGTCGCCGCTGTTTCCGGCGACGGGGTTTGCGGCGCAACCGGGCCTGCTAAGCGTCAAGGCGCTCGACCGGGGCTGTGTCCGGCTGCATTATGCGTTCCCTCAGGCCGCCGCCGTTCGGTAG
- a CDS encoding TetR/AcrR family transcriptional regulator, which translates to MPRNKSISEPALLAILLDAIAETGPDYLTFARAAARSGLSAPTLVQRFGDRAAMVEAILMFAWDRLDEATEAADAAFPVSPRGAIDLLLHLTPDAEHGLDGGLPLLREDMRNPALRARGRAWGDRLSAALSRRLGDNPALGRQMASLWQGAIIWWGFDRNGPPQAAIGEALEGWCRTAGLDQSPQR; encoded by the coding sequence ATGCCCAGAAACAAGTCAATTTCCGAACCGGCCCTTCTCGCCATACTGCTCGACGCCATCGCCGAGACCGGTCCGGACTACCTGACCTTCGCCAGGGCCGCCGCGCGCAGCGGCCTTTCCGCACCGACCCTGGTACAGCGGTTCGGCGACCGCGCGGCGATGGTCGAGGCCATCCTGATGTTTGCCTGGGACCGGCTTGATGAGGCAACCGAAGCCGCCGATGCCGCCTTTCCGGTCTCGCCGCGTGGCGCGATCGACCTGCTTCTGCATCTCACGCCCGATGCCGAACATGGCCTCGATGGCGGCTTGCCGCTTCTGCGCGAGGACATGCGCAACCCGGCGCTGAGGGCGCGCGGCAGGGCCTGGGGCGACAGGCTTTCGGCCGCGCTTTCGCGCCGGCTCGGCGATAATCCGGCGCTGGGGCGTCAGATGGCGAGCCTGTGGCAGGGCGCGATCATCTGGTGGGGTTTCGACCGCAACGGCCCGCCGCAGGCGGCTATCGGCGAGGCTCTCGAAGGCTGGTGCCGCACCGCCGGCCTCGATCAAAGCCCGCAACGTTGA
- a CDS encoding DUF2147 domain-containing protein, with protein MNRRTSFLLAFPLAAAPGLAEASELAGVWARGDGKARVLVEQCGDDLCATNVWVRPGTRNERVGDTLVMDVDPVGPSRYEGRARDVRRGLTYSMEISLDGAAMETRGCILGKLICRSANWTSLN; from the coding sequence ATGAACCGGAGAACCTCATTTTTGCTTGCGTTTCCGCTGGCGGCCGCGCCCGGGCTTGCCGAAGCCTCCGAGCTTGCCGGCGTGTGGGCGCGCGGCGATGGCAAGGCGCGGGTGCTGGTCGAGCAATGCGGCGACGACCTGTGCGCCACCAATGTCTGGGTCAGGCCCGGCACGCGCAACGAGCGCGTCGGCGACACGCTGGTCATGGATGTCGACCCGGTCGGGCCGTCGCGCTACGAGGGCCGGGCCCGCGATGTGCGGCGCGGCCTGACCTATTCCATGGAGATCTCGCTGGACGGCGCGGCGATGGAGACGCGCGGCTGCATCCTCGGCAAGCTGATCTGCAGATCGGCGAACTGGACCAGCCTGAACTGA